Proteins from a single region of Kluyveromyces lactis strain NRRL Y-1140 chromosome C complete sequence:
- a CDS encoding sodium:solute symporter family protein (similar to uniprot|Q59UP3 Candida albicans DUR34 Potential urea active transport protein and weakly similar to YHL016C uniprot|P33413 Saccharomyces cerevisiae YHL016C DUR3 Plasma membrane urea transporter expression is highly sensitive to nitrogen catabolite repression and induced by allophanate the last intermediate of the allantoin degradative pathway) has protein sequence MEPVFSQGVGYGVVIGVGLFFAVVMNIVTYLQNRFFSNKSSQADEFTAASRNVPLGLMVVSIVSSWCWSLTLLQSATESYNYGISGSYFYAVGGLIQVSVFSIVASKVKANANLVTTFPEAGYLRFGNAGHLAFLWCGMVCNTIVSACILLGGAAVINAITGMNTYAALYLLPLVCAIYVYFGGLRATFISDALHTFPLLVFLIIFVFVIYGGGSSIIGSPGKMWDLLTEVANKNPVSDNYHGSFLTFRSKDGGIFLFISIITGFGLVVLDQAYWSRAIAAQPLKTSKAYFIGAVSWFVIPWTMGLCLGLAARATSILPGFPPLSDSEISSGLSAVAGASHLVGHAGTGMILLMIFLSVTSSFSGELIATSTLLSYDVYKKYIKQNATPHEVLLVSKIGVFFWAIFAGSIASIFHRIGISMGWLFNFLGCATASGVFPVALTFTWNRLNRWGAVSGSIGGMILAIIVWLVTCKCYLGEINVDNLANRWVSFAGNATALFMGGILSIGLSLIWPDDFDWNSIRNKTILTEHLDSDSSSSAAPSIVQEENSNEKELYEVKGGEPLNETFTHERDLDLPQEEEIPLAKLKRQFKVFSILSISFALTFAILIPVPQIAAPYVYSKKFFTFVIAVNIIWLFGTFFVCVILPLFESRRFLKKLFLHITGIKKGHFGPEPEPAVVETAVDESYVDVEKR, from the coding sequence ATGGAACCGGTTTTCTCTCAAGGTGTTGGGTATGGTGTCGTAATTGGTGTTGGTTTGTTCTTCGCCGTGGTGATGAACATCGTCACTTATCTACAAAACAGATTCTTCTCGAATAAATCATCACAGGCTGATGAATTTACCGCTGCTTCAAGAAATGTGCCATTAGGTTTGATGGTCGTTTCTATCGTCAGTTCTTGGTGTTGGTCGTTGACTTTGTTGCAATCTGCCACTGAGTCGTATAATTATGGTATATCTGGGAGTTATTTCTATGCTGTTGGTGGGTTGATCCAAGTGTCAGTCTTCAGTATAGTTGCGTCAAAAGTTAAGGCAAATGCAAACTTGGTTACTACGTTTCCTGAAGCTGGTTATTTGAGATTCGGTAATGCAGGACATTTGGCTTTCCTATGGTGTGGTATGGTTTGTAACACTATTGTTAGTGCTTGTATTCTATTAGGAGGTGCTGCTGTCATCAACGCTATCACTGGGATGAATACTTATGCTGCGTTGTATTTATTACCTTTGGTGTGTGCCATTTACGTGTATTTCGGTGGTCTAAGAGCTACCTTCATCTCTGATGCCTTGCATACTTTCCCATTGTTGGTGTTTTTGATCATCTTTGTATTTGTCATTTATGGTGGTGGTTCCAGTATCATTGGGTCTCCAGGTAAGATGTGGGATCTTCTAACCGAAGTGGCTAATAAGAATCCGGTCTCAGATAATTATCACGGTTCCTTTTTAACTTTCAGATCCAAAGATGGTGGTATCTTCCTGTTCATTTCCATTATCACTGGGTTTGGGCTTGTTGTCCTAGATCAAGCTTATTGGTCAAGAGCCATTGCTGCCCAACCTCTGAAGACCTCAAAGGCTTATTTCATCGGTGCCGTGTCCTGGTTCGTTATCCCATGGACTATGGGTCTATGTTTGGGTTTAGCAGCCAGAGCCACCTCGATTTTACCTGGATTCCCACCATTGAGTGAttctgaaatttcttcTGGTTTATCAGCTGTGGCAGGTGCCTCTCACCTTGTCGGCCATGCAGGTACTGGTATGATTCTACTCATGATCTTTTTGTCAGTGACTTCCTCATTCTCTGGTGAGTTGATCGCTACTTCAACTTTGCTATCTTACGATGTTTACAAGAAATACATTAAGCAAAACGCTACTCCTCATGAAGTTTTGCTAGTCTCTAAGATCGGTGTCTTTTTCTGGGCCATCTTTGCTGGTAGTATTGCCAGTATCTTCCACAGAATCGGTATTTCTATGGGTTGGTTGTTTAACTTCTTGGGTTGTGCAACTGCAAGTGGTGTTTTCCCAGTGGCTTTGACCTTCACATGGAACAGGTTGAACAGATGGGGTGCTGTGAGTGGCTCCATTGGAGGTATGATCTTGGCCATCATTGTGTGGTTAGTCACTTGCAAATGTTACTTGGGCGAAATCAACGTCGATAACTTGGCCAACAGATGGGTTTCATTCGCCGGTAACGCTACCGCATTGTTCATGGGTGGCATCCTATCCATTGgtctttctttgatctgGCCAGATGATTTCGATTGGAATAGCATTAGAAACAAAACTATCTTAACTGAACATCTAGACAGtgattcatcatcttcagcCGCTCCATCAATTGTACAAGAGGAGAACAGTAACGAGAAGGAGTTGTACGAAGTTAAGGGTGGTGAACCGTTAAATGAAACTTTTACTCATGAGAGGGACTTGGATCTACCTCAGGAGGAAGAAATTCCATTAgcgaaattgaaaagacaGTTCAAGGTCTTCTCCATATTGTCCATCTCTTTTGCTCTCACCTTTGCTATTCTAATCCCAGTTCCTCAGATTGCAGCCCCATATGTTTACAGTaagaaattcttcactTTTGTCATTGCAGTCAATATCATTTGGTTATTCGGTACGTTCTTTGTCTGTGTTATATTGCCATTGTTCGAATCAAGAAGATTCCTGAAGAAGCTTTTCCTACATATCACAGGCATTAAAAAGGGCCACTTCGGTCCTGAACCTGAGCCTGCAGTTGTAGAAACAGCCGTTGATGAATCCTATGTCGATGTCGAGAAACgttga
- a CDS encoding MFS transporter (uniprot|Q874B4 Kluyveromyces lactis KLLA0C18931g Drug efflux permease KNQ1), with amino-acid sequence MPSEKSVTFPKGSLFHQDTLKHLKFICILIACGLDLASVGAMIVLVTDIETRFNVSHTQSGWALTSYVITFAGFIAFFGRVGDIVGNGIMMCVFSVIFGIFSLLCAVVPNFIAFTVFRAFQGMAGAGIVPCAYALVNKMFQGPNLQRYFSILSSVISAMAGVGFIIGGAFGETALGYKSFFYFLFAASLATAAVICVLIGYPELLLNRHSYKEKFQRVYKLDVIGCLLFISGSILLVVGLTQGGESWNDPTAYVPLAVSIVLLIIFFMWNLGYAVVLKLIKPISTHKGYAYMESVNLLIPKNLMFSHNFIPVLLATFFLFCGFMVVMYVIANYSATVEGNSMIVASIKIIPMISGLVLANGTVAYKQDLFKPKNALVVGSFISILGGAFFVPIKYVDDNLFWKLFFMGGFFTGLGGAFFFCYMITMAIGDAPDQYKALAGGIVQTSGQFGNEVSLSIVISLLGNQTTDKADLRDRFQNASYIVITAATISTLVSLFLVKGPLESSGDEEKQLSECSESTTSSNSNPENQIETVMVICPDTRDKKEETVDQYLA; translated from the coding sequence atgcCGAGTGAAAAGAGTGTAACTTTCCCAAAGGGGAGTTTATTCCATCAGGATACTCTCAAGCATCTCAAATTTATATGCATCCTTATTGCATGCGGTTTAGATCTTGCATCGGTTGGTGCCATGATTGTGCTTGTCACTGACATCGAAACGCGTTTTAATGTATCACATACGCAATCAGGATGGGCATTGACCTCGTATGTTATCACGTTTGCTGGTTTCATTGCGTTCTTTGGACGTGTTGGTGACATTGTAGGGAACGGTATAATGATGTGTGTATTTTCGGTCATATTTGGAATCTTTTCGTTGTTATGTGCCGTGGTACCCAATTTTATTGCGTTTACCGTTTTCAGAGCATTTCAAGGTATGGCAGGTGCAGGAATTGTTCCCTGTGCATATGCACTTGTTAATAAGATGTTCCAAGGTCCTAATTTACAGAGATATTTCTCTATTCTTTCGTCGGTTATATCTGCGATGGCCGGTGTCGGTTTCATTATCGGCGGTGCCTTTGGAGAAACAGCGCTTGGTTACAAGTCATTTTTCTACTTCCTTTTTGCAGCTTCATTGGCTACTGCAGCAGTAATATGTGTATTGATCGGATACCCAGAGCTCTTGCTCAATAGACACTCCTATAAGGAGAAATTCCAACGCGTTTACAAACTTGATGTGATTGGatgtcttcttttcattagTGGTAGTATTTTGTTGGTTGTAGGATTGACACAAGGTGGTGAATCATGGAATGATCCCACCGCCTATGTCCCACTAGCTGTTTCCATAGTACTTTTGATCATATTTTTCATGTGGAACTTGGGTTACGCAGTGGTGTTGAAATTAATCAAACCTATTTCCACACACAAGGGATATGCATACATGGAAAGTGTAAACCTACTAATACCAAAGAATTTGATGTTCTCTCATAATTTTATCCCCGTATTGTTAGCCACtttcttcctcttttgCGGATTTATGGTTGTCATGTATGTGATTGCTAATTATTCTGCCACAGTGGAGGGGAACTCGATGATTGTAGCATCAATTAAGATTATTCCGATGATTTCTGGTTTAGTTCTCGCTAACGGGACCGTCGCATATAAGCAGGATCTTTTCAAACCTAAAAATGCACTAGTTGTTGGCAGTTTTATCTCCATACTTGGAGGTGCTTTCTTTGTGCCCATAAAATACGTTGACGACAACCTCTTTTGGAAATTATTTTTTATGGGAGGTTTCTTTACAGGTTTGGGTGGTGcgttcttcttctgttatATGATTACAATGGCCATTGGTGATGCTCCGGACCAATACAAGGCGCTTGCTGGAGGTATCGTTCAAACTTCAGGACAATTCGGTAACGAAGTTTCTCTATCCATTGTTATATCTTTATTGGGTAACCAAACTACCGACAAAGCCGATCTCAGAGACAGATTTCAAAATGCTTCCTACATTGTCATTACAGCTGCTACCATATCCACTTTGGTCTCTCTATTTTTAGTCAAAGGGCCACTTGAAAGCTCTGGTGATGAGGAAAAACAACTGTCAGAATGCTCCGAAAGCACTACAAGTTCCAATTCTAACCCAGAAAATCAAATCGAAACGGTCATGGTTATATGTCCCGATACTCGTGACAAGAAGGAGGAAACTGTTGACCAGTATTTAGCTTAA
- a CDS encoding Zn(II)2Cys6 transcription factor (some similarities with uniprot|P25502 Saccharomyces cerevisiae YKL015W PUT3 Positive regulator of PUT (proline utilization) genes zinc-finger transcription factor of the Zn(2)-Cys(6) binuclear cluster domain type): MAHTEIELNGNAKSKRACETCKRRKKRCSGGLPCEYCVKIGNPQGCEYKTRLTKKNVKVSERYIASLKSKIRILENRLATLDGTKDSSKPVEEFIGEENPLIETITSPSEEKEHQSLFQNNHMRSSDLFDVKIYDKSERKLQMKYSGDSACLNFLRRIQHTLLSSAGMEKLDQDLTTKHIEFAAQITWDSVWQLASDIPRIQEARQLISAAGTVIGSDYLFMDNNYGDVIVPSMFYRSREQIEHEYSALMFAEELALFYSYLALGYLFQPSRHSNGTIRTTNGFAYFEKSLQILGTLFKHFDQCIGPSLIQAFLYVAYFGLSVDKSAFAYVMVGNAIRIAFTLGIHKTSATPKNNRIFWLCFLYDRLLAIRFGFPLLINEIEIEIPSCSSFDTDFLSISLEKYHFEAQVSLAKITTNIIKRIYTKNSSSFVHNCHAVLKELKDWFDGLPSELKFDYNNFSLETSRPTVNLHINYNYLIILTTRSVVFYVFNKLVSSGKTTDELFAKNLREIIIVLFEASINAAQIQSVILTRLYYAGRMMNRSFLDCHYIFNSSVVLILAAFIQSLPNYLLNESSDVNILFSRVQDNLDVLQRISQYNVAGFNFNKQLTELIELISCEQVQKMYNGNMQRHSLNATSAIETFTIALKSPSVEEKNNSYEGQELLSHMDLSEVLELMTSSNGYPNSGTSHFDEDDFLKFSNFML; encoded by the coding sequence ATGGCACACACggaaattgaattgaatggGAATGCTAAGAGCAAGAGAGCATGCGAAACTTGTAAGAGGAGGAAGAAACGTTGTTCCGGTGGTTTACCTTGTGAGTACTGTGTAAAGATTGGAAATCCACAAGGATGCGAGTATAAGACGAGgttgacgaagaagaatgtGAAAGTTTCAGAGAGATATattgcttctttgaaatctaAGATTCGAATATTGGAGAACAGATTAGCTACTTTAGATGGGACTAAAGACAGTTCAAAACCGGTAGAGGAGTTCATAGGTGAAGAGAACCCATTAATAGAGACTATCACCAGCCCTTCCGAGGAAAAAGAGCATCAGAGTCTTTTCCAAAATAATCACATGAGAAGCTCTGATCTGTTCGATGTTAAGATTTATGATAAGAGTGAACGAAAACTACAGATGAAGTACTCAGGAGATTCGGCATGTTTAAACTTCTTGAGGAGAATTCAGCACACTCTTTTGAGTTCAGCTGGAATGGAAAAATTAGATCAAGACCTTACCACTAAGCATATTGAATTTGCAGCACAAATAACCTGGGATTCAGTTTGGCAACTGGCGTCCGACATTCCCCGAATTCAGGAAGCTCGGCAGCTGATCTCGGCAGCTGGTACTGTTATTGGATCTGATTATTTATTCATGGACAACAATTACGGTGACGTTATCGTTCCCAGCATGTTTTACCGTAGTAGGGAACAAATCGAACACGAATACTCTGCTTTGATGTTCGCAGAGGAACTGGCCCTTTTCTACTCTTACCTTGCTCTGGGATACCTTTTCCAGCCAAGTAGACATTCTAACGGTACCATCAGAACAACAAACGGCTTCGCATATTTCGAAAAATCATTGCAAATCCTTGGAACCTTATTTAAGCATTTCGATCAATGCATTGGTCCCTCTCTTATACAGGCTTTTCTCTACGTTGCTTATTTCGGCCTTTCTGTCGATAAAAGTGCATTTGCATATGTCATGGTCGGTAACGCAATTAGGATAGCTTTCACACTTGGCATTCATAAGACTTCTGCGACGCCAAAGAATAATAGAATTTTTTGGCTCTGTTTCCTTTATGATAGATTGCTTGCCATACGCTTTGGTTTCCCGTTGTTGATAAATGAGATAGAAATAGAGATACCTTCCTGCAGCTCATTTGATACCGATTTCTTATCGATATCCCTTGAGAAGTATCATTTCGAAGCACAAGTTTCCTTGGCAAAGATTACTACTAATATCATCAAGAGAATATACACGAAAAACAGTTCGTCATTTGTTCATAATTGTCATGCTGTCCTGAAAGAACTCAAAGATTGGTTTGATGGATTACCCTCAGAACTAAAGTTCGACTACAATAACTTCAGTCTTGAAACTTCCAGACCAACCGTGAATTTACACATCAACTACAATTACTTAATCATACTCACCACCAGATCTGTTGTGTTTTATGTCTTCAACAAACTAGTGTCTAGTGGGAAAACAACAGACGAACTGTTTGCCAAGAACTTGAGGGAGATCATAATTGTACTTTTCGAAGCCAGCATCAATGCTGCCCAGATTCAGAGCGTGATATTGACTAGACTATACTATGCTGGTAGAATGATGAATCGATCTTTTTTGGACTGCCACTACATATTCAACTCAAGTGTAGTCCTCATATTAGCAGCCTTCATACAGTCGCTTCCCAATTACCTGCTTAATGAAAGCAGTGATGTTAATATTTTGTTCAGCCGGGTTCAAGATAATCTTGACGTTTTACAACGTATTTCTCAGTACAATGTGGCAggattcaatttcaataagCAACTAACTGAACTAATAGAACTTATTAGCTGCGAACAAGTTCAGAAAATGTACAACGGTAATATGCAAAGACATTCTCTCAACGCGACTAGCGCAATAGAAACTTTTACAATTGCTTTAAAGTCACCATCTGTTgaggaaaagaacaattcaTATGAGGGCCAGGAGCTATTAAGCCATATGGATTTATCAGAAGTTCTAGAATTGATGACATCAAGCAACGGCTATCCAAACTCTGGAACTTCTCACtttgatgaggatgatttcctcaagttttcaaacttcATGCTGTGA
- the OXP1 gene encoding 5-oxoprolinase (highly similar to uniprot|P28273 YKL215C Saccharomyces cerevisiae Hypothetical ORF) has translation MTVDRSEKTGGIRIAVDRGGTFTDCIGNPGTNRQEDDVVIKLLSVDPKNYPDAPLEGIRRLLEIIEDRKIPRGTPLDVSGVKSVRMGTTLATNCALERNGERCAFITTLGFKDALLIGDQTRPDIFDLNIRKSEPLYDMVVEVDERVTLEDFSEDPDNVKSTENLKDNTVMGTSGEVVRVLKRPDLSSIEATLRLVYDSGIKSIAVALLHAYTYPDHELLIGKIAHKIGFKHVSLSSQVSPMIKFLPRAHSSVADAYLTPVIKKYLESIESGLTNAENTNVQFMQSDGGLVDGKKFSGLKSILSGPAGGVVGYSSTCYDDENRIPLIGFDMGGTSTDVSRYGDGKLEHIFETTTAGIVIQSPQLDINTVAAGGSSRLFWENGLFRVGPESATADPGPAAYRKGGPLTITDANLFLGRLVPEFFPSIFGPNEDETLDLETTTKLFLELTDTINKDLNANFTPDEIAYGFLKVANESMARPIRAITEAKGHAVQNHRLVTFGGAGGQHAVAVAKSLGIKEVLAHRYSSILSAYGIFLADVVEEKQEPCSFILEDSSTMDKVKLRFDNLCAMSKASFRNQGFDDSDLVFEKYLNLRYEGTETSLMILQEDDSYEFKKWFSRCHKTEFGFDSADKNIIVDDIRVRTIAKSNVRKEDSVDSQLSMLSRNAIDRKTHASFTKLVYFNGKRVETPVYRIEKMPLGSVITGPAILADGTQTNVIPPNTEAVILKSHIFIKLLSAVDDAKPVSDDEIDPVLLSIFSHRFMDIAEQMGNQLRKTSVSTNVKERLDFSCALFDNTGNLVANAPHVPVHLGSMSTCIAAQAKLWKGKLKPGDVIITNHPEIGGTHLPDITIITPAFSEKTGELIFYVASRAHHADIGGILPGSVPPNSKELYEEGAAIYSELITKDGEFQNDLVKEYLLYKPAQYPKCSGSRKISDNISDLKAQVAANNKGIQLIQKLNEEYGITVIKRYMEAIQDNASTTIKSMLRKMANHFNTTEFSGEDLMDDGSTIKLKVNLDVENEEYTFDFEGTSPQIYGNLNAPEAITNSAILYCLRCLVGEDIPLNQGCLKPLTIKIPKGSILSPTKGMAVVGGNVLTSQRVTDVVLKTFQVMADSQGDCNNFTFGTGGKDPITGETKDGFGYYETICGGHGAGCDSWRGNGWNGADAVHTNMTNTRITDVEIFERRYPVILNEFSIRQNSGGKGKYKGGNGIVRDITFRKEVQASILSERRVIAPHGIAGGGDGARGMNIWVRHETNSKVNMGGKNTVPIRPGDRVIIMTPGGGGCGRA, from the coding sequence ATGACCGTTGACAGGAGTGAGAAAACGGGCGGTATTAGAATTGCAGTCGATAGAGGTGGTACCTTTACGGATTGTATTGGTAATCCCGGTACCAACAGACAAGAAGATGACGTAGTGATAAAATTACTTTCTGTGGATCCAAAGAACTATCCGGACGCGCCTTTGGAAGGTATTAGAAGGCTGTTAGAAATCATTGAGGATAGGAAAATCCCCCGTGGGACGCCTCTTGATGTTTCTGGTGTTAAAAGTGTGCGTATGGGTACAACTTTGGCGACAAATTGTGctttggaaagaaatggtGAACGCTGTGCTTTCATCACTACTCTTGGTTTCAAGGATGCTCTTTTAATCGGTGATCAGACAAGACCTGacatttttgatttgaatatcaGGAAATCCGAACCATTGTACGACATGGTGGTTGAAGTTGACGAAAGAGTCACATTGGAAGATTTTTCCGAGGATCCGGATAATGTGAAGTCTACtgagaatttgaaagataacACGGTCATGGGTACTAGTGGTGAAGTGGTAAGAGTTCTGAAGCGTCCAgatctttcatcaattgaagCGACCTTGAGACTTGTTTACGATTCTGGTATCAAATCCATTGCAGTGGCGCTCTTACATGCGTATACTTACCCAGATCATGAACTTTTGATTGGAAAAATCGCACATAAAATTGGGTTTAAGCACGTTTCGTTGTCTTCCCAGGTCTCTCCAATGATCAAGTTTTTACCTAGAGCACATAGTTCAGTCGCTGATGCTTATTTGACTCCGGTAATTAAGAAATACCTCGAAAGTATCGAATCTGGGTTAACTAATGCTGAAAATACAAACGTTCAATTCATGCAATCAGATGGGGGTTTGGTAGATGGGAAAAAATTCTCTGGGTTAAAATCTATCTTATCAGGTCCAGCTGGTGGTGTTGTCGGATATTCATCTACTTGTtacgatgatgaaaatagGATCCCCTTGATTGGTTTTGATATGGGTGGTACTTCTACCGACGTCAGTCGTTACGGGGATGGTAAATTGGAACATATCTTCGAAACTACTACGGCCGGTATCGTCATACAATCTCCTCAATTAGATATCAATACGGTTGCCGCTGGTGGTAGCTCTAGATTGTTTTGGGAGAATGGGTTGTTTAGAGTGGGTCCTGAATCTGCTACTGCTGACCCAGGTCCTGCTGCATATCGTAAAGGTGGTCCTTTGACTATCACTGATGCCAATCTTTTCCTTGGTAGACTCGTACCGGAATTCTTCCCAAGCATCTTTGGACCAAATGAAGACGAAACACTAGATCTTGAGACAACTACTAAACTGTTTTTAGAACTCACGGATACTATCAACAAGGATCTAAATGCCAATTTCACGCCCGATGAAATTGCTTACGGTTTTTTGAAAGTGGCCAACGAATCAATGGCAAGACCAATTCGTGCAATCACCGAAGCCAAGGGACATGCAGTACAAAACCACAGACTCGTTACATTTGGTGGTGCGGGAGGCCAACATGCAGTCGCAGTGGCTAAGTCCTTAggaatcaaagaagttttGGCACACAGGTACTCTTCAATTCTATCCGCTTATGGTATCTTTTTGGCTGACGTAGTTGAGGAGAAACAAGAGCCATGCTCCTTCATATTGGAAGATAGCTCAACAATGGACAAGGTTAAGCTaagatttgataatttATGTGCCATGAGTAAGGCATCTTTCAGAAATCAAGGATTCGATGATTCAGATCTTGTCTTCGAAAAATATCTTAACTTGAGATATGAAGGTACAGAGACTAGTTTGATGATTTtacaagaagatgatagCTATGAGTTCAAGAAATGGTTTTCCAGATGTCACAAGACTGAATTTGGTTTTGATTCTGCTGACAAAAATataattgttgatgatattagAGTCAGAACTATTGCTAAGTCTAACGTTAGAAAAGAGGACTCTGTCGATTCACAATTGAGTATGTTATCTAGAAATGCTATTGATAGAAAAACCCATGCTAGTTTCACAAAGTTGGTTTATTTTAATGGCAAAAGAGTCGAAACTCCTGTGTacagaattgaaaaaatgCCACTGGGTTCCGTTATTACTGGTCCTGCTATCCTAGCGGACGGTACTCAGACTAATGTCATCCCACCAAACACTGAAGCTGTCATTCTAAAATCTCATATCTTTATCAAACTCTTGTCGGCTGTTGATGATGCTAAGCCAGTaagtgatgatgaaatcGACCCAGTTCTTCTATCCATTTTCAGCCACCGTTTCATGGATATTGCCGAACAGATGGGGAACCAGTTGAGAAAAACTTCTGTTTCTACTAATGTCAAAGAACGTCTGGATTTCTCGTGTGCCTTGTTCGATAATACTGGTAATCTTGTAGCAAATGCGCCTCATGTACCAGTTCATCTGGGATCTATGTCAACCTGTATTGCTGCTCAGGCTAAATTATGGAAAGGTAAACTAAAGCCTGGTGATGTTATTATAACGAACCATCCTGAAATTGGTGGAACTCATCTACCTGACATTACCATCATCACACCTGCCTTTTCTGAGAAAACAGGTGAGCTTATTTTCTATGTTGCATCTCGGGCTCACCACGCCGATATTGGAGGTATTTTGCCAGGTTCAGTTCCACCAAATTCAAAGGAATTGTATGAGGAGGGTGCTGCTATATACTCCGAACTTATTACAAAGGACGGAGAGTTCCAAAATGATTTGGTCAAAGAGTACCTTCTTTATAAACCTGCCCAATATCCAAAATGTTCTGGCTCTCGTAAAATCAGTGATAATATCAGTGACCTTAAGGCCCAAGTGGCTGCCAATAATAAGGGGATTCAACTGATTCAAAAGCTAAATGAAGAATATGGGATCACGGTAATCAAGAGATATATGGAAGCTATCCAAGATAACGCATCAACTACTATCAAAAGTATGTTAAGAAAAATGGCAAACCATTTCAATACCACAGAATTCTCAGGTGAAGATTTGATGGATGACGGTTCAACaatcaaattgaaagtCAATCTTGACGTTGAGAATGAAGAATATACCTTTGATTTCGAAGGTACTTCTCCACAAATATATGGTAATCTCAATGCTCCTGAGGCGATCACAAATTCGGCAATTCTATACTGTTTGAGATGTCTTGTTGGTGAAGATATACCTTTGAACCAAGGTTGTTTGAAACCGCTTACAATAAAAATTCCTAAGGGATCCATTCTTTCACCTACCAAAGGGATGGCTGTTGTTGGTGGTAATGTGTTGACTTCGCAAAGAGTTACCGATGTAGTTCTCAAAACTTTCCAAGTCATGGCTGATTCCCAAGGTGATTGTAACAATTTCACATTCGGAACAGGTGGTAAAGATCCTATAACTGGTGAGACCAAAGATGGATTCGGCTACTACGAGACAATTTGTGGAGGTCATGGTGCAGGATGTGACTCTTGGAGAGGCAATGGTTGGAATGGAGCTGACGCGGTCCACACGAATATGACCAATACTAGAATCACTGATGTCGAAATTTTCGAGAGACGCTACCCTGTTATCCTTAATGAATTCTCCATTAGACAAAATTCTGGGGGTAAAGGTAAATACAAAGGTGGTAATGGTATTGTAAGAGATATTACGTTCCGTAAAGAAGTTCAGgcatcaattctttcagaaCGTCGTGTTATTGCTCCACATGGTATTGCTGGTGGTGGTGATGGTGCGCGCGGTATGAACATTTGGGTCAGACACGAAACCAATTCGAAGGTCAACATGGGTGGAAAAAATACTGTTCCTATCAGACCTGGTGATCGTGTCATAATTATGACACCAGGAGGTGGTGGCTGTGGAAGAGCATAA
- a CDS encoding uncharacterized protein (no similarity), with the protein MLPCLSSDDYQHILIIKFKKNWVEPTEISAYFSRLVIVFLFFPFSVSQEFGIHISEFTDERCKYHTLYIFSTHAESNQMNPRSRIHHDSKNLLFTFETDCRLNEKSETAKLGEM; encoded by the coding sequence ATGCTACCTTGTCTATCATCCGACGATTATCAACATATCCtaatcatcaaatttaaaaaaaattgggTGGAACCTACTGAAATCTCGGCGTACTTCAGTCGGCTTGTGatagtttttcttttctttcctttttctgTGTCACAAGAGTTCGGAATTCACATTTCTGAATTCACCGACGAAAGATGTAAATACCATACATTATACATTTTTTCTACTCATGCggaatcaaatcaaatgaaTCCCCGTTCTCGAATACATCATGACTCTAAAAACCTTTTATTCACGTTCGAAACAGATTGTCGGTTGAATGAGAAATCAGAAACTGCGAAATTAGGGGAGATGTGA